A genome region from Candidatus Binatia bacterium includes the following:
- a CDS encoding DUF6755 family protein, protein MTEPRPSDRKRRLVAIDGALALMAVVLMVQMWLLTATLEQFLRGHRSIAGPAAIAAGVLFAGCAALALLVHRIDTTNRRPTDKTERR, encoded by the coding sequence ATGACTGAGCCGCGCCCTTCGGATCGCAAGCGGCGGCTCGTCGCGATCGACGGCGCGCTTGCGCTGATGGCCGTCGTCCTGATGGTTCAGATGTGGCTGCTCACCGCCACGCTCGAGCAGTTCCTCCGCGGTCATCGCTCGATCGCGGGGCCGGCTGCAATCGCCGCCGGCGTGTTGTTCGCCGGGTGTGCCGCGCTCGCGCTCCTGGTGCATCGCATCGACACGACCAACCGTCGCCCCACCGACAAAACCGAGCGCCGCTGA
- a CDS encoding DmsE family decaheme c-type cytochrome has product MPPPAPQKSSAQTPKNPSPAAAAQAATTGTYVGEETCLRCHEAQKAGYEKSPHHRAMDPRTPAAKQSCETCHGPGSEHAEDPLHKPVKDFKKLPASDVNATCLTCHSRGEHALWDGSKHETRGLACTTCHSVHSYQSQTAQLKAKTEMQLCATCHRDKVTKMERQSHMPVAEGSMTCSTCHNPHGATNVKLLKKGESVNDLCTSCHADKRGPFLWEHPPVRQGCVTCHDAHGSQNDSMLVAKLPLLCQRCHISTRHPSTLYDATQLTKPQLENRGCVNCHIQIHGSTHPVGQFFLR; this is encoded by the coding sequence GTGCCGCCGCCAGCCCCCCAGAAATCTTCCGCGCAGACCCCGAAAAATCCCTCGCCTGCCGCAGCCGCCCAGGCCGCAACTACGGGCACCTACGTTGGTGAGGAGACGTGTCTTCGCTGCCACGAGGCCCAGAAGGCCGGCTACGAGAAGAGCCCGCATCACCGCGCGATGGATCCGCGCACGCCGGCGGCCAAGCAGAGCTGCGAGACCTGTCATGGGCCGGGGAGCGAGCACGCCGAGGATCCGCTGCACAAGCCCGTCAAGGACTTCAAGAAGCTGCCGGCGAGCGACGTCAACGCGACGTGTCTGACCTGCCACAGCCGGGGCGAGCATGCGCTCTGGGACGGCAGCAAACACGAAACTCGCGGACTCGCGTGCACGACCTGCCACAGCGTCCACAGCTATCAGTCGCAGACCGCGCAGCTCAAGGCGAAGACCGAGATGCAGCTCTGCGCGACCTGCCATCGCGACAAGGTCACGAAGATGGAGCGGCAGTCGCACATGCCCGTGGCCGAGGGCTCGATGACCTGCTCGACGTGTCACAACCCGCACGGCGCCACGAACGTGAAGCTTCTCAAGAAGGGCGAGTCGGTGAACGACCTGTGCACGTCGTGCCATGCCGACAAGCGCGGTCCGTTCCTGTGGGAGCATCCCCCAGTCCGGCAGGGCTGCGTGACCTGTCACGACGCGCACGGCTCGCAGAACGACAGCATGCTCGTGGCGAAACTTCCGCTGCTCTGCCAGCGGTGCCACATCTCCACGCGTCATCCGAGCACCCTCTATGACGCGACCCAGCTGACGAAGCCGCAGCTCGAGAATCGCGGCTGCGTGAACTGTCACATCCAGATTCACGGGTCGACGCATCCGGTCGGCCAGTTCTTCCTGCGCTGA
- a CDS encoding DUF3079 domain-containing protein, which produces MKAAFLHPKHPDRTCWGCDRLCPANDLGCGNGTVRTQHPVELFGDDWLEFAEARQGGIEGEPDRSDIGPEFEGNDPDTTEL; this is translated from the coding sequence ATGAAGGCCGCATTCCTCCATCCGAAACATCCCGACCGAACCTGCTGGGGCTGCGACCGGCTGTGTCCGGCGAACGACCTCGGTTGCGGCAACGGGACGGTGCGGACCCAGCATCCGGTGGAGTTGTTCGGCGATGACTGGCTCGAGTTCGCCGAGGCACGTCAAGGTGGGATCGAGGGCGAGCCTGATCGGTCCGACATCGGGCCCGAGTTCGAGGGCAATGATCCCGACACGACGGAGTTGTGA